A stretch of Flavobacterium sp. N1994 DNA encodes these proteins:
- the pckA gene encoding phosphoenolpyruvate carboxykinase (ATP) — translation MENYAQITKSISLEKYGIKNVQEIIHNPSYEQLYIDELNPNLEGFEKGQLTELGAINVMTGVFTGRSPKDKYIVKDSITENTIWWNSDKAANDNKPISQNTWNALKGNTTDQLSGKKLYVVDAFCGANENTRLKVRFIMEVAWQAHFVINMFIRPTEEELESFGEPDFIVMNGSKTSFKEYADYGLNSEVYIAFNLTEKIQIIGGTWYGGEMKKGMFAMMNYYLPLQGIASMHCSANKGTAGDVAVFFGLSGTGKTTLSTDPKRELIGDDEHGWDNEGVFNFEGGCYAKTIDLSKENEPDIYDAIKKDALLENVTVDSDGKIDFKDTSVTQNTRVSYPIYHIHNIVKPISKAGHANKVIFLTADAFGVMPPVSKLTPEQTKYYFLSGFTAKLAGTERGVTQPEPTFSACFGKAFLTLHPTKYGEELVKKMEQNNAKAYMVNTGWNGTGKRISIKDTRAIIDAILDGSIEKAETKTVPVFNLEIPTSLHDVNAAILDPRDTYENVSDWNTKAADLASRFVKNFEQYTDNNEGQSLVKAGPQL, via the coding sequence ATGGAGAACTACGCTCAAATTACGAAATCGATTTCGTTAGAAAAATATGGGATTAAAAATGTTCAAGAAATAATTCATAATCCATCCTACGAACAATTATACATTGATGAATTAAATCCAAATTTAGAGGGTTTTGAAAAAGGACAATTAACTGAACTTGGAGCTATAAATGTTATGACAGGTGTTTTTACCGGTCGGTCTCCAAAAGACAAATATATTGTTAAAGATAGCATAACCGAAAATACCATTTGGTGGAATTCAGATAAAGCAGCGAATGACAATAAACCTATTTCGCAAAACACTTGGAACGCCCTAAAAGGGAACACCACAGATCAGTTATCAGGCAAGAAATTATATGTTGTCGATGCCTTTTGTGGAGCCAATGAAAATACAAGATTAAAAGTTCGTTTCATTATGGAAGTGGCTTGGCAAGCTCATTTTGTCATCAATATGTTTATTCGTCCAACCGAAGAAGAATTAGAAAGCTTTGGAGAACCTGATTTCATTGTAATGAATGGTTCTAAAACGTCATTCAAAGAATATGCAGATTATGGGTTAAATTCAGAAGTATATATCGCTTTCAACTTGACTGAGAAAATCCAAATTATTGGAGGTACTTGGTATGGTGGTGAGATGAAAAAAGGAATGTTTGCCATGATGAATTATTACTTGCCATTGCAAGGAATTGCTTCTATGCACTGTTCTGCTAATAAAGGAACGGCTGGAGATGTTGCTGTTTTCTTTGGTTTATCCGGAACAGGAAAGACAACACTTTCAACAGATCCAAAAAGAGAATTAATTGGTGATGATGAACACGGATGGGATAATGAAGGAGTCTTCAATTTTGAAGGAGGATGTTATGCCAAAACTATCGATTTAAGCAAAGAAAATGAACCTGATATTTATGATGCCATCAAAAAAGATGCATTATTGGAAAATGTTACTGTTGATTCGGATGGAAAAATAGATTTTAAAGACACTTCTGTAACGCAAAATACAAGAGTTTCTTATCCTATTTATCACATTCACAATATTGTAAAACCAATTTCAAAAGCAGGACATGCTAACAAAGTAATTTTCTTAACGGCAGATGCTTTTGGAGTTATGCCACCAGTTTCAAAGTTAACACCTGAGCAAACTAAATATTATTTTCTTTCAGGTTTTACAGCTAAATTAGCAGGAACAGAAAGAGGAGTGACACAACCAGAACCTACTTTTTCAGCATGTTTTGGAAAAGCTTTTTTAACATTACATCCAACTAAATATGGAGAGGAATTAGTTAAGAAGATGGAACAAAACAATGCCAAAGCCTATATGGTAAACACAGGTTGGAACGGAACAGGGAAACGTATTTCTATCAAAGATACCCGTGCAATCATTGATGCCATTTTAGATGGTTCGATAGAAAAAGCAGAAACCAAAACAGTTCCAGTTTTTAATTTAGAAATTCCAACTTCTTTACATGATGTAAATGCAGCAATTTTAGATCCTAGAGATACTTATGAAAATGTTTCTGATTGGAATACTAAGGCTGCAGATTTAGCCTCACGGTTTGTTAAAAATTTCGAACAATATACAGATAATAATGAAGGTCAAAGTTTAGTAAAAGCTGGGCCGCAACTATAA
- a CDS encoding DUF3108 domain-containing protein: protein MKKLLFILCILFVFCSFTSEGNQSIKPGERLVFAGSYNMSGLMTQLAQVTMSTESINTSKNNYLHLSCELATYSKWDSFFKIRDVYESYVNPQTLKPSLYKRSIDEGGWTKKEKYVFKGTTVNSTAKKKNTPETQKTFTIGGTTQDVISLFYKVRTMDFSKFKEGQTQSLMIVFDEKEVPVTLKYMGKETISAGNLGKKECYKISIGAKTDALRGKDKNLIWLTADDKKIPALLKFSIPVGTGQLTLTSATGI, encoded by the coding sequence ATGAAGAAGTTACTATTTATCCTTTGTATACTTTTCGTTTTTTGCTCCTTTACTTCTGAAGGAAACCAAAGTATAAAACCAGGTGAAAGATTAGTTTTTGCTGGCTCCTATAACATGAGTGGCCTAATGACTCAATTGGCTCAAGTTACTATGTCAACTGAAAGTATCAATACCTCTAAAAATAATTATTTGCATTTAAGTTGTGAACTAGCAACGTATAGTAAATGGGACTCTTTTTTTAAAATCAGAGATGTTTATGAATCGTATGTTAATCCGCAAACGTTAAAACCTAGTTTATACAAAAGAAGCATTGACGAAGGAGGTTGGACTAAAAAAGAAAAATATGTATTCAAAGGCACTACTGTAAATAGTACCGCGAAGAAAAAAAATACACCTGAAACTCAAAAGACTTTTACTATTGGCGGCACAACCCAAGATGTAATTTCGCTTTTTTATAAAGTAAGGACTATGGATTTTAGTAAATTCAAAGAAGGTCAAACGCAATCGCTAATGATTGTTTTTGATGAAAAAGAAGTTCCAGTAACGTTAAAATACATGGGGAAAGAAACTATAAGTGCTGGAAATTTGGGCAAAAAAGAATGTTATAAGATTTCTATTGGCGCCAAAACTGATGCTTTACGTGGTAAAGATAAAAACCTAATTTGGCTAACAGCCGATGACAAAAAGATTCCTGCTTTATTAAAATTTAGTATTCCAGTTGGAACAGGGCAATTAACTTTAACCTCAGCAACCGGAATTTAA
- a CDS encoding zinc metallopeptidase translates to MLGYYVLIGLIALVSFAVSSKLKSKFEEYSHIHLQNGMSGAEIATQMLHDNGIYDVQVISVEGQLTDHYNPANKTVNLSEAVYSQRNAAAAAVAAHECGHAVQHAKAYSMLQLRSQLVPIVNVSSTLSQWLIFGGLILGAAAHFGFGFYIAVIGLMLMAVATLFSFITLPVEYDASNRALAWLKNKNMLSSEEYAGAEDALKWAARTYVVAAIGALASLLYWALQVFGDRR, encoded by the coding sequence ATGTTAGGATATTATGTATTAATCGGACTCATAGCTTTAGTAAGCTTTGCCGTAAGTTCAAAATTGAAAAGCAAATTTGAAGAGTACTCACACATTCATTTACAAAATGGCATGAGTGGTGCCGAAATTGCGACCCAAATGTTACATGACAATGGCATCTATGATGTGCAAGTCATCTCAGTAGAAGGTCAGTTAACCGACCATTACAACCCAGCCAACAAAACGGTCAACTTAAGTGAAGCGGTATACAGTCAAAGAAACGCTGCCGCTGCTGCTGTAGCCGCTCACGAATGCGGTCATGCTGTACAACATGCTAAAGCTTACAGTATGTTACAACTCCGTTCCCAACTAGTGCCGATTGTCAACGTTTCATCAACCTTATCGCAATGGCTTATTTTTGGCGGATTGATATTAGGAGCTGCAGCTCATTTCGGTTTCGGATTTTATATCGCGGTAATAGGCTTAATGTTGATGGCTGTTGCCACACTATTCAGCTTCATAACCCTCCCAGTCGAGTATGATGCCAGTAACCGAGCTTTAGCTTGGCTAAAAAATAAAAATATGCTTTCTTCAGAAGAATATGCAGGAGCCGAAGACGCTCTTAAATGGGCCGCTAGAACCTATGTAGTAGCTGCAATAGGTGCTTTAGCTTCACTATTGTATTGGGCATTACAAGTCTTTGGGGATAGAAGATAG
- a CDS encoding polyprenol monophosphomannose synthase: protein MSDGIVIIPTYNEIENIESIIRAVFSLPKQFHVLIVDDNSPDRTAEKVIELQAEFPNQLFLSVRKKKSGLGTAYVHGFKWALKHHYEYIFEMDADFSHNPNDLERLYDACKNNGADLAIGSRYVTGVNVVNWPLSRILLSYFASVYVRMITGMKIMDATAGFICYHREVLEKINLDKIKFIGYAFQIEMKYRAFAKNFNIQEVPVIFTDRTKGQSKMSGSIIKEAIFGVISLRFRKFLNQL from the coding sequence ATGAGCGACGGCATTGTAATTATTCCTACCTATAACGAAATTGAAAACATCGAAAGTATTATTCGAGCTGTATTTTCTTTACCAAAGCAGTTTCATGTTTTAATTGTCGATGATAATTCGCCAGATAGAACAGCTGAAAAAGTGATTGAACTTCAAGCCGAATTTCCGAATCAGTTATTTTTATCCGTAAGAAAGAAAAAGTCAGGTTTGGGAACAGCCTATGTACACGGTTTCAAATGGGCATTAAAACATCATTACGAGTATATTTTTGAAATGGATGCCGATTTTTCACACAATCCTAATGATTTAGAGCGATTGTATGATGCTTGCAAAAATAATGGAGCTGATTTAGCCATCGGTTCTAGATATGTTACTGGAGTAAATGTTGTAAATTGGCCTTTAAGTAGAATTTTACTTTCTTATTTTGCATCGGTTTATGTGAGAATGATAACGGGGATGAAAATCATGGATGCCACAGCAGGGTTTATTTGTTATCATCGAGAAGTGTTAGAAAAAATAAATCTGGATAAAATAAAGTTTATCGGGTATGCGTTTCAAATAGAAATGAAATATAGGGCTTTTGCCAAAAATTTCAACATACAAGAAGTTCCAGTCATCTTCACAGATAGAACTAAAGGCCAATCAAAAATGAGCGGCTCCATTATAAAAGAAGCAATATTTGGAGTTATTTCCTTGAGATTCAGGAAGTTTTTAAACCAATTATAA
- a CDS encoding Lrp/AsnC family transcriptional regulator — protein sequence MKINQLQIEIDGIDKEILRDLMEDARKPILQIAHKIGISGAAIHQRLRKLEDAGVIASSKLIVDNKVLGYKTMAFIGIYLDKASSNAEAVKELKKIPEVLECHYTTGNWSILIKMICRDNEHLMQLLNKKIQPIEGVSRTETFISLEQQIERQIQL from the coding sequence ATGAAGATAAACCAGCTACAAATAGAAATTGATGGTATAGATAAAGAAATTCTTCGCGACTTGATGGAAGATGCTAGGAAGCCTATTCTGCAAATAGCTCATAAAATAGGAATTTCTGGTGCTGCCATTCATCAACGATTGCGGAAATTAGAGGATGCTGGTGTGATTGCTAGTTCCAAACTGATTGTAGACAATAAAGTTTTGGGTTATAAAACCATGGCTTTTATTGGAATCTACTTAGATAAAGCTTCTAGTAATGCCGAAGCGGTTAAAGAACTTAAAAAAATACCTGAAGTGTTAGAATGCCATTACACCACTGGAAACTGGAGCATATTAATCAAGATGATTTGCCGAGATAACGAACATTTAATGCAACTGTTAAACAAAAAAATTCAACCTATTGAAGGGGTTTCAAGAACGGAAACGTTTATTTCTTTGGAACAGCAGATTGAAAGACAGATTCAATTATAG
- a CDS encoding DUF423 domain-containing protein: MERKIISVAALMGLTAIILGAFGAHALKKQLSIEELGAFETGVKYQMYHALFLLFLGVTTLLNEKSKKRVLQLVIFGVLFFSGSIYLLTTKAISGIDFKFIGIITPIGGALLIGAWSLLFWNVWKVKR; this comes from the coding sequence ATGGAAAGAAAAATTATTAGTGTTGCTGCTTTGATGGGATTGACAGCAATCATTTTAGGAGCTTTTGGAGCACATGCTTTAAAAAAACAATTATCTATTGAAGAGCTAGGGGCATTTGAAACAGGTGTTAAATATCAAATGTATCATGCATTATTTTTATTGTTTTTGGGAGTCACTACTTTATTAAACGAAAAATCCAAAAAGAGGGTATTGCAATTGGTGATTTTTGGAGTACTTTTCTTCTCAGGGTCAATTTATTTATTGACCACAAAAGCCATATCAGGAATCGATTTTAAATTTATTGGAATAATAACACCTATTGGTGGAGCCTTATTAATAGGGGCTTGGAGCCTTTTATTCTGGAATGTTTGGAAAGTAAAAAGATAA
- a CDS encoding saccharopine dehydrogenase family protein: protein MRNILIIGAGRSASSLIKYLLRKSPQENLTVTLADLSIELARRKTYNHPNANPIALDINNVEQRQAEIQKADIVISMLPAHMHIEVAKDCVTFKKNMVTASYISDEMQSLDEAVKANNLIFMNEVGLDPGIDHMSAMKVIHEIEEKGGKMILFESFCGGLIAPESDDNLWNYKFTWAPRNVVLAGQGGAAKFIQEGKYKYIPYHKLFRRTEFFHVEGYGKFEGYANRDSLKYRSIYGLDDILTLYRGTIRRVGFSKAWNMFVQLGMTDDSYVMENSETMSYRDFINSFLPFHASDSVELKTRMALGIEQDDIMWDKLVELDIFNPKKIVGLKNATPAQILERILNDSWTLQPDDKDMIVMYHKFGYEINGERKQIDSKMVCIGDDQIYTAMAKTVGLPVAMATLQILSGNIKTPGVQLPIKKEVYEPILKELAVHGIVFNETEMPYVGYNPDKLLGN from the coding sequence ATGAGAAACATTTTAATCATTGGTGCTGGACGTTCAGCATCATCCCTAATAAAATATCTTTTAAGAAAATCTCCTCAGGAAAACTTAACGGTAACACTAGCCGATTTATCTATAGAACTAGCTAGAAGAAAAACTTATAACCATCCTAATGCTAATCCAATTGCTTTAGATATCAATAATGTAGAACAACGTCAAGCCGAAATTCAAAAAGCAGATATCGTTATTTCCATGTTACCAGCGCACATGCATATTGAAGTTGCAAAAGATTGTGTGACTTTCAAAAAAAACATGGTAACGGCATCTTATATTTCGGATGAGATGCAAAGTTTGGATGAAGCGGTAAAAGCCAACAACTTAATTTTTATGAATGAAGTGGGGCTCGATCCTGGTATTGACCATATGAGTGCCATGAAAGTGATTCATGAAATTGAAGAAAAAGGAGGTAAAATGATTTTATTTGAGTCGTTTTGTGGGGGTTTGATTGCACCCGAATCAGATGATAATCTTTGGAATTACAAATTTACTTGGGCTCCTAGAAATGTGGTTTTAGCAGGACAAGGTGGGGCGGCCAAATTCATTCAAGAAGGAAAATACAAATACATTCCGTATCATAAATTATTCCGTAGAACCGAATTCTTTCATGTAGAAGGTTACGGAAAATTTGAAGGCTATGCCAATAGAGATTCCTTAAAATATAGAAGTATTTATGGTCTTGATGATATCCTAACTTTATATCGAGGCACTATCCGTAGAGTTGGTTTTTCCAAAGCTTGGAATATGTTTGTGCAATTAGGCATGACTGATGATTCTTATGTTATGGAAAATTCAGAGACTATGAGTTACCGTGATTTTATTAATTCGTTTTTACCATTCCATGCCTCAGATTCTGTAGAATTAAAAACCAGAATGGCATTGGGGATTGAACAAGATGATATCATGTGGGACAAATTAGTAGAGCTGGATATCTTTAATCCTAAGAAAATAGTAGGCCTCAAAAACGCAACGCCTGCCCAAATTTTAGAACGCATCTTGAACGACAGTTGGACTTTACAACCTGATGATAAAGACATGATTGTGATGTACCACAAATTTGGTTATGAAATCAATGGGGAACGAAAACAAATAGATTCCAAAATGGTTTGTATTGGGGATGACCAAATCTATACAGCCATGGCCAAAACCGTTGGCTTACCTGTTGCGATGGCTACGTTACAAATCTTGAGTGGTAATATTAAAACTCCTGGGGTACAATTGCCTATTAAAAAAGAAGTATACGAACCTATTTTAAAAGAGCTAGCGGTACATGGTATCGTTTTCAATGAAACCGAGATGCCTTATGTAGGTTACAATCCTGATAAGTTATTAGGAAATTAA
- a CDS encoding DUF4271 domain-containing protein, translating to MIATYLQPRVLEPRDWATYLFILSFALIAISRTVFETRFSEFLRILISDKYIKIYKDTSHLMSGFTILLFIVQVISFSFFIQLLLHSLGYVSKTDWIIFLRIFTFFGIFVLSKFLIEKIVATIFNIEEFTEQFNLQKVSYRTFIGVVLLPINIYLFYNNSSSNVLLFCIIGVILAINLYTYLISLKIYQNLLIGKLFYFILYLCALEIAPYYFIYYLITKNLAH from the coding sequence ATGATAGCAACTTATTTACAGCCGAGAGTTTTAGAACCTAGAGATTGGGCTACGTATTTATTTATACTTTCGTTTGCTTTGATTGCAATTTCAAGAACTGTTTTTGAAACTCGGTTCAGCGAGTTCTTGAGAATTTTGATTTCGGATAAATATATCAAAATATACAAAGACACCTCCCATTTAATGAGTGGTTTTACGATACTTTTATTTATAGTTCAAGTTATTTCGTTTTCATTTTTTATCCAATTACTGTTACATTCTCTTGGTTATGTTTCGAAAACTGATTGGATAATCTTTCTACGAATTTTTACCTTTTTTGGCATATTTGTGCTCTCAAAATTTTTAATAGAAAAAATAGTAGCTACTATTTTTAATATAGAGGAATTTACGGAACAATTTAATTTACAAAAAGTAAGTTACCGAACATTTATTGGCGTTGTGTTGTTACCTATTAATATCTATTTATTTTATAATAATTCTTCATCAAATGTTTTGCTTTTTTGCATTATTGGTGTGATTTTGGCAATTAATTTATACACATATCTCATTTCGCTAAAGATTTATCAAAACTTACTGATAGGTAAGTTGTTTTATTTTATTTTGTATCTTTGCGCACTTGAAATAGCGCCCTACTATTTTATATATTATTTGATTACAAAAAATTTAGCACATTAG
- the leuS gene encoding leucine--tRNA ligase: MKYFHEKIEAKWQQYWAQNQTFAASNNSDKPKYYVLDMFPYPSGAGLHVGHPLGYIASDIVVRFKRHKGFNVLHPQGYDSFGLPAEQYAIQTGQHPEKTTRENIARYREQLDKIGFSFDWSREVRTSNADYYKHTQWIFIQLFNSWYNKETDKAEDISTLIAIFEMSGNATVDAVCDDHVEIFFPSEWSAFSEEEKQRRLLQYRLTYLAETEVNWCPALGTVLANDEIVNGVSERGGHPVIRKKMTQWSMRISAYAERLLQGLETIDWSESIKESQRNWIGKSVGASVDFKVRHSHEVISVFTTRPDTIFGVTFMTLAPEHELVAQITTKEQKATVEAYVEATAKRSERERMADVKTISGVFTGAYAEHPFTHEPIPVWIGDYVLAGYGTGAVMAVPCGDERDYAFANFFKGQNGMPEIKNIFNQDISQEAFASKEGFELVNSDFLNGLGYKEATKKIIEALENIHHGKGKTNYRLRDAVFSRQRYWGEPFPVYYVNGLPQMIDAKYLPIVLPEVEKYLPTEDGQPPLGNATDWAWDTVNNKIVSNELVTLSAVEGLASNGVYPLELNTMPGWAGSSWYWMRYMDAHNDAEFASQEALKYWENVDLYIGGSEHATGHLLYSRFWNKFLKDLGYAPTEEPFKKLINQGMILGMSAFVYRSEDSKKLYSKGLIAGEKVHPIHVDLAVINDITNELDIEAFKKHPLYTDYANAEFILENGKYIVGREVEKMSKSKYNVVNPDDICNDYGADTLRLYEMFLGPLEQAKPWNTAGITGVSGFLKKLWRLYFDDNTGLNISEEEPTADMYKSLNKTIKKVTEDIENFSFNTSVSQFMICVNELAAMKCNHRKILEPLAVVISPYAPHIAEEIWSQLGHEGSISTVAFPLVNEKYLVESEKEYPVSFNGKMRFTIKLPLDLTVAQIQEIVMADERTLKQLDGRTPNKVIIVPGKVINLVG; encoded by the coding sequence ATGAAGTACTTCCACGAAAAAATCGAAGCCAAATGGCAACAGTATTGGGCACAAAACCAAACGTTCGCTGCCTCTAACAACTCTGATAAACCTAAATATTATGTACTCGACATGTTCCCTTATCCTTCCGGAGCAGGCTTACATGTAGGGCATCCTCTGGGATACATCGCTTCCGATATCGTGGTCCGTTTCAAACGTCATAAAGGATTCAACGTATTACATCCACAAGGCTACGATTCTTTCGGATTGCCAGCCGAACAATACGCCATTCAAACAGGACAACATCCCGAAAAAACCACTCGGGAAAATATTGCAAGGTATCGCGAACAATTAGATAAAATCGGATTCTCCTTTGATTGGAGCCGAGAAGTCCGTACTTCTAATGCCGATTATTACAAACATACGCAATGGATTTTCATCCAACTCTTCAACTCCTGGTACAATAAAGAAACCGACAAAGCCGAAGATATCTCGACCTTGATTGCTATTTTTGAAATGAGTGGTAACGCCACTGTTGATGCGGTGTGTGATGACCATGTGGAAATTTTTTTCCCATCCGAATGGAGCGCGTTTTCAGAAGAAGAAAAACAAAGAAGATTATTGCAATACCGATTAACCTATCTAGCCGAAACCGAAGTCAACTGGTGTCCAGCTCTAGGAACGGTTTTGGCCAATGACGAAATCGTAAACGGAGTATCTGAAAGAGGAGGGCATCCAGTCATCCGTAAAAAAATGACCCAATGGTCGATGCGAATTTCTGCCTATGCCGAAAGATTATTGCAAGGATTAGAAACCATCGATTGGAGCGAATCCATCAAAGAATCACAACGCAACTGGATTGGTAAATCAGTCGGAGCTTCTGTTGATTTCAAAGTAAGACATTCCCACGAAGTCATTTCGGTATTCACCACAAGACCTGATACCATTTTTGGAGTAACGTTTATGACATTGGCTCCCGAACATGAATTGGTGGCCCAAATCACAACAAAGGAACAAAAAGCAACTGTCGAAGCCTACGTAGAAGCCACAGCCAAACGCTCAGAACGCGAGAGAATGGCAGATGTAAAAACTATATCTGGAGTCTTCACAGGAGCTTATGCCGAACATCCTTTCACTCACGAACCGATTCCCGTTTGGATAGGCGATTATGTATTGGCAGGATACGGAACTGGAGCAGTAATGGCAGTCCCTTGTGGCGATGAAAGAGATTATGCTTTCGCGAATTTCTTCAAAGGTCAAAACGGAATGCCCGAAATTAAAAATATCTTCAATCAAGATATTTCCCAAGAAGCATTCGCCTCTAAAGAAGGTTTCGAACTAGTCAATTCTGATTTCCTAAACGGGTTAGGTTACAAAGAAGCCACCAAGAAAATCATTGAAGCCCTAGAGAACATCCACCACGGAAAAGGCAAAACCAATTACCGTCTTCGCGATGCGGTATTCTCTCGTCAAAGATATTGGGGAGAACCTTTTCCAGTGTATTATGTAAACGGCTTACCGCAGATGATTGATGCCAAATATTTGCCAATAGTATTGCCAGAAGTAGAGAAATATCTACCCACAGAAGACGGACAACCGCCTTTAGGAAATGCAACCGATTGGGCTTGGGATACGGTTAACAACAAAATAGTCTCTAATGAACTTGTCACCCTGAGCGCAGTCGAAGGGCTCGCTTCAAACGGAGTTTATCCATTAGAACTCAACACCATGCCAGGTTGGGCAGGAAGCTCTTGGTACTGGATGCGCTATATGGACGCTCACAACGATGCTGAATTTGCCAGCCAAGAAGCTTTGAAATACTGGGAAAACGTTGACTTATACATAGGAGGAAGCGAGCACGCCACAGGCCACTTGCTATACTCTCGTTTTTGGAACAAATTCCTAAAAGACCTTGGCTACGCCCCAACTGAAGAACCATTCAAGAAATTGATCAATCAGGGAATGATTTTAGGGATGAGTGCTTTTGTTTACAGAAGTGAAGATTCAAAAAAACTATATTCAAAAGGATTAATAGCTGGTGAAAAGGTTCATCCTATCCATGTTGACCTTGCAGTTATAAATGACATCACTAACGAATTAGATATCGAAGCTTTCAAAAAGCATCCGTTATATACTGATTATGCGAATGCCGAATTCATACTTGAAAACGGCAAATACATAGTAGGTCGCGAAGTTGAAAAAATGTCCAAGTCTAAATACAACGTAGTCAACCCAGATGACATCTGTAACGACTATGGTGCGGATACGTTGCGTTTATATGAAATGTTCTTAGGTCCACTAGAACAAGCCAAACCATGGAACACAGCAGGAATCACCGGAGTATCAGGTTTCCTAAAAAAACTATGGCGTTTGTATTTTGATGACAACACGGGTTTAAACATTTCCGAGGAAGAACCAACGGCCGACATGTACAAGTCCTTAAACAAAACCATCAAAAAAGTAACTGAGGATATCGAGAATTTCTCGTTCAACACATCCGTATCTCAGTTTATGATTTGTGTCAATGAGTTAGCCGCTATGAAATGCAATCACCGCAAAATACTAGAGCCACTAGCCGTAGTAATTTCTCCGTATGCCCCGCATATTGCTGAAGAAATATGGTCACAATTAGGGCATGAAGGTTCTATCTCAACAGTAGCTTTTCCATTGGTTAACGAAAAATACTTAGTAGAATCTGAAAAAGAATATCCTGTATCCTTCAACGGGAAAATGCGTTTCACCATCAAGCTACCTTTAGATTTAACCGTAGCTCAAATACAAGAAATCGTAATGGCCGACGAAAGAACCTTAAAACAATTAGACGGAAGAACTCCAAATAAAGTCATCATCGTACCAGGAAAAGTCATCAACTTAGTAGGATAA
- a CDS encoding uroporphyrinogen-III synthase: MKVKTILVSQPEPKVENSPYFELQQKHKVKIDFRSFIHVEGVSAKDVRAQKIDLNNFTAIILTSRNSVDHFFRVAEEMRYKVPEDLKYFCQSEAIAFYLQKYVVYRKRKIYVGQKDFVDLSPLIKKYKEEKFLLPASDQLNFDVPQTLNNLKVEWTQGTFYKTVMSDLSDLADVYYDVLAFFSPTGIKSLFKNFPDFQQNNTRIAVFGSTTQKEALEHGLRIDILAPTPETPSMTMALERYIADANKGK; this comes from the coding sequence TTGAAAGTGAAAACAATTTTGGTGTCACAGCCAGAACCCAAAGTAGAGAATTCGCCTTATTTTGAGTTACAACAAAAACATAAGGTAAAAATTGATTTTCGATCATTTATCCATGTTGAAGGTGTAAGTGCAAAAGATGTTAGAGCTCAAAAAATTGACCTAAATAACTTTACGGCAATTATCTTAACAAGCAGAAATTCTGTTGACCATTTTTTTAGAGTGGCTGAAGAAATGCGTTATAAGGTTCCTGAAGACCTAAAATATTTTTGCCAATCAGAAGCCATTGCTTTTTACTTACAGAAGTATGTGGTTTATAGAAAACGTAAAATATATGTGGGACAAAAAGACTTTGTCGATTTGTCACCTCTTATCAAAAAATATAAAGAAGAGAAATTCTTATTACCTGCTTCAGATCAGTTGAATTTTGATGTTCCTCAAACATTAAATAATTTAAAAGTAGAGTGGACACAAGGAACTTTTTACAAAACAGTAATGAGTGATCTTTCTGACTTAGCAGATGTTTATTATGATGTTTTAGCTTTCTTTAGTCCAACTGGAATCAAATCGTTATTCAAAAACTTCCCAGATTTCCAACAAAACAATACTCGTATTGCGGTTTTTGGAAGTACTACTCAAAAAGAAGCTTTAGAACATGGTTTGAGAATAGATATTTTAGCACCAACACCAGAAACCCCATCTATGACGATGGCTTTAGAAAGATATATAGCTGATGCTAATAAAGGAAAGTAA